The Mustela erminea isolate mMusErm1 chromosome 6, mMusErm1.Pri, whole genome shotgun sequence genome includes a region encoding these proteins:
- the MCRS1 gene encoding microspherule protein 1 isoform X4, whose product MASGTASRSEDEESLAGQKRASSQALGTIPKRRSSSRFIKRKKFDDELVESSLAKSSTRAKGASGVEPGRCSGSEPSSSEKKKVSKAPSTPVPPSPAPAPGLTKRVKKSKQPLQVTKDLGRWKPADDLLLINAVLQTNDLTSVHLGVKFSCRFTLREVQERWYALLYDPVISKLACQAMRQLHPEAIAAIQSKALFSKAEEQLLSKVGSTSQPTLETFQDLLHRHPDAFYLARTAKALQAHWQLMKQYYLLEDQTVQPLPKGDQVLNFSDAEDLIDDSKLKDMRDEVLEHELTVADRRQKREIRQLEQELHKWQVLVDSITGMSSPDFDSQTLAVLRGRMVRYLMRSREITLGRATKDNQIDVDLSLEGPAWKISRKQGVIKLKNNGDFFIANEGRRPIYIDGRPVLCGSKWRLSNNSVVEIASLRFVFLINQDLIALIRAEAAKITPQ is encoded by the exons ATGGCATCAGGCACTGCCAGCCGCTCAGAGGATGAGGAGTCGCTGGCAGGGCAGAAGCGGGCTTCCTCTCAGGCCTTGGGCACCATCCCAAAACGGAGGAGCTCCTCCAG GTTCATCAAGAGGAAGAAGTTTGATGATGAGCTGGTGGAGAGCAGCTTGGCCAAGTCCTCTACCCGGGCAAAGGGGGCCAGTGGTGTGGAACCGGGCCGCTGTTCAGGGAGTGAACCTTCCTCCAGCGAGAAGAAGAAG GTGTCCAAGGCCCCTAGCACTCCTGTgccgcccagcccagccccagcccctgggctcACCAAGCGTGTGAAGAAGAGCAAACAGCCACTTCAGGTGACCAAGGATTTGGGCCGCTGGAAGCCTGCGGACGATCTCCTGCTCATCAACGCTGTGCTACAG ACCAATGACCTGACATCGGTCCACCTGGGCGTGAAGTTCAGCTGCCGCTTCACCCTTCGGGAGGTCCAGGAGCGCTGGTACGCCCTGCTCTACGATCCTGTCATCTCCAA GCTGGCCTGCCAAGCCATGAGACAGCTGCACCCAGAAGCCATTGCTGCCATCCAGAGCAAGGCCTTGTTTAGCAAGGCTGAGGAACAGCTGCTGAGCAAAGTGGGATCG ACCAGTCAGCCCACCTTGGAGACGTTCCAGGACCTGCTGCACAGACACCCTGATGCCTTCTACCTGGCCCGTACGGCCAAGGCTCTGCAGGCCCACTGGCAGCTCATGAAGCAGTATTACCTGCTGGAGGACCAGACAG TGCAGCCGCTGCCCAAGGGGGACCAAGTGCTCAACTTTTCCGATGCAGAGGACCTGATTGATGACAGTAAGCTCAA GGACATGCGAGATGAGGTCCTAGAACATG AACTAACCGTGGCTGACCGGCGCCAGAAGCGAGAGATCCGCCAGCTGGAGCAGGAGCTGCATAAGTGGCAGGTGCTGGTTGACAGCATCACAG GCATGAGCTCTCCGGACTTCGACAGCCAGACACTGGCGGTGCTGCGGGGCCGGATGGTGCGGTACCTGATGCGTTCTCGGGAG ATCACCCTGGGCAGAGCCACCAAGGATAACCAGATTGACGTGGACCTGTCTCTGGAGGGGCCGGCCTGGAAGATCTCCAGGAAGCAAG GTGTCATCAAGCTGAAAAATAACggtgacttcttcattgccaatgaGGGCCGGCGGCCCATCTACATCGATGGACGGCCTGTGCTGTGTGGCTCCAAATGGCGCCTCAGCAACAACTCCGTGGTGGAG ATTGCCAGCCTGAGATTCGTCTTCCTCATCAACCAGGACCTCATTGCCCTTATTCGGGCCGAGGCTGCCAAGATCACACCACAGTGA
- the MCRS1 gene encoding microspherule protein 1 isoform X3 gives MDKDSQGLLDSSLMASGTASRSEDEESLAGQKRASSQALGTIPKRRSSSRFIKRKKFDDELVESSLAKSSTRAKGASGVEPGRCSGSEPSSSEKKKVSKAPSTPVPPSPAPAPGLTKRVKKSKQPLQVTKDLGRWKPADDLLLINAVLQTNDLTSVHLGVKFSCRFTLREVQERWYALLYDPVISKLACQAMRQLHPEAIAAIQSKALFSKAEEQLLSKVGSTSQPTLETFQDLLHRHPDAFYLARTAKALQAHWQLMKQYYLLEDQTVQPLPKGDQVLNFSDAEDLIDDSKLKDMRDEVLEHELTVADRRQKREIRQLEQELHKWQVLVDSITGMSSPDFDSQTLAVLRGRMVRYLMRSREITLGRATKDNQIDVDLSLEGPAWKISRKQGVIKLKNNGDFFIANEGRRPIYIDGRPVLCGSKWRLSNNSVVEIASLRFVFLINQDLIALIRAEAAKITPQ, from the exons ATGGACAAAG ATTCTCAGGGGCTGCTAGATTCATCTCTGATGGCATCAGGCACTGCCAGCCGCTCAGAGGATGAGGAGTCGCTGGCAGGGCAGAAGCGGGCTTCCTCTCAGGCCTTGGGCACCATCCCAAAACGGAGGAGCTCCTCCAG GTTCATCAAGAGGAAGAAGTTTGATGATGAGCTGGTGGAGAGCAGCTTGGCCAAGTCCTCTACCCGGGCAAAGGGGGCCAGTGGTGTGGAACCGGGCCGCTGTTCAGGGAGTGAACCTTCCTCCAGCGAGAAGAAGAAG GTGTCCAAGGCCCCTAGCACTCCTGTgccgcccagcccagccccagcccctgggctcACCAAGCGTGTGAAGAAGAGCAAACAGCCACTTCAGGTGACCAAGGATTTGGGCCGCTGGAAGCCTGCGGACGATCTCCTGCTCATCAACGCTGTGCTACAG ACCAATGACCTGACATCGGTCCACCTGGGCGTGAAGTTCAGCTGCCGCTTCACCCTTCGGGAGGTCCAGGAGCGCTGGTACGCCCTGCTCTACGATCCTGTCATCTCCAA GCTGGCCTGCCAAGCCATGAGACAGCTGCACCCAGAAGCCATTGCTGCCATCCAGAGCAAGGCCTTGTTTAGCAAGGCTGAGGAACAGCTGCTGAGCAAAGTGGGATCG ACCAGTCAGCCCACCTTGGAGACGTTCCAGGACCTGCTGCACAGACACCCTGATGCCTTCTACCTGGCCCGTACGGCCAAGGCTCTGCAGGCCCACTGGCAGCTCATGAAGCAGTATTACCTGCTGGAGGACCAGACAG TGCAGCCGCTGCCCAAGGGGGACCAAGTGCTCAACTTTTCCGATGCAGAGGACCTGATTGATGACAGTAAGCTCAA GGACATGCGAGATGAGGTCCTAGAACATG AACTAACCGTGGCTGACCGGCGCCAGAAGCGAGAGATCCGCCAGCTGGAGCAGGAGCTGCATAAGTGGCAGGTGCTGGTTGACAGCATCACAG GCATGAGCTCTCCGGACTTCGACAGCCAGACACTGGCGGTGCTGCGGGGCCGGATGGTGCGGTACCTGATGCGTTCTCGGGAG ATCACCCTGGGCAGAGCCACCAAGGATAACCAGATTGACGTGGACCTGTCTCTGGAGGGGCCGGCCTGGAAGATCTCCAGGAAGCAAG GTGTCATCAAGCTGAAAAATAACggtgacttcttcattgccaatgaGGGCCGGCGGCCCATCTACATCGATGGACGGCCTGTGCTGTGTGGCTCCAAATGGCGCCTCAGCAACAACTCCGTGGTGGAG ATTGCCAGCCTGAGATTCGTCTTCCTCATCAACCAGGACCTCATTGCCCTTATTCGGGCCGAGGCTGCCAAGATCACACCACAGTGA
- the MCRS1 gene encoding microspherule protein 1 isoform X1, translating into MTRGTGRTAQRGRSGPDSQGLLDSSLMASGTASRSEDEESLAGQKRASSQALGTIPKRRSSSRFIKRKKFDDELVESSLAKSSTRAKGASGVEPGRCSGSEPSSSEKKKVSKAPSTPVPPSPAPAPGLTKRVKKSKQPLQVTKDLGRWKPADDLLLINAVLQTNDLTSVHLGVKFSCRFTLREVQERWYALLYDPVISKLACQAMRQLHPEAIAAIQSKALFSKAEEQLLSKVGSTSQPTLETFQDLLHRHPDAFYLARTAKALQAHWQLMKQYYLLEDQTVQPLPKGDQVLNFSDAEDLIDDSKLKDMRDEVLEHELTVADRRQKREIRQLEQELHKWQVLVDSITGMSSPDFDSQTLAVLRGRMVRYLMRSREITLGRATKDNQIDVDLSLEGPAWKISRKQGVIKLKNNGDFFIANEGRRPIYIDGRPVLCGSKWRLSNNSVVEIASLRFVFLINQDLIALIRAEAAKITPQ; encoded by the exons ATGACACGTGGCACCGGGAGAACTGCCCAGCGAGGAAGGTCTGGGCCAG ATTCTCAGGGGCTGCTAGATTCATCTCTGATGGCATCAGGCACTGCCAGCCGCTCAGAGGATGAGGAGTCGCTGGCAGGGCAGAAGCGGGCTTCCTCTCAGGCCTTGGGCACCATCCCAAAACGGAGGAGCTCCTCCAG GTTCATCAAGAGGAAGAAGTTTGATGATGAGCTGGTGGAGAGCAGCTTGGCCAAGTCCTCTACCCGGGCAAAGGGGGCCAGTGGTGTGGAACCGGGCCGCTGTTCAGGGAGTGAACCTTCCTCCAGCGAGAAGAAGAAG GTGTCCAAGGCCCCTAGCACTCCTGTgccgcccagcccagccccagcccctgggctcACCAAGCGTGTGAAGAAGAGCAAACAGCCACTTCAGGTGACCAAGGATTTGGGCCGCTGGAAGCCTGCGGACGATCTCCTGCTCATCAACGCTGTGCTACAG ACCAATGACCTGACATCGGTCCACCTGGGCGTGAAGTTCAGCTGCCGCTTCACCCTTCGGGAGGTCCAGGAGCGCTGGTACGCCCTGCTCTACGATCCTGTCATCTCCAA GCTGGCCTGCCAAGCCATGAGACAGCTGCACCCAGAAGCCATTGCTGCCATCCAGAGCAAGGCCTTGTTTAGCAAGGCTGAGGAACAGCTGCTGAGCAAAGTGGGATCG ACCAGTCAGCCCACCTTGGAGACGTTCCAGGACCTGCTGCACAGACACCCTGATGCCTTCTACCTGGCCCGTACGGCCAAGGCTCTGCAGGCCCACTGGCAGCTCATGAAGCAGTATTACCTGCTGGAGGACCAGACAG TGCAGCCGCTGCCCAAGGGGGACCAAGTGCTCAACTTTTCCGATGCAGAGGACCTGATTGATGACAGTAAGCTCAA GGACATGCGAGATGAGGTCCTAGAACATG AACTAACCGTGGCTGACCGGCGCCAGAAGCGAGAGATCCGCCAGCTGGAGCAGGAGCTGCATAAGTGGCAGGTGCTGGTTGACAGCATCACAG GCATGAGCTCTCCGGACTTCGACAGCCAGACACTGGCGGTGCTGCGGGGCCGGATGGTGCGGTACCTGATGCGTTCTCGGGAG ATCACCCTGGGCAGAGCCACCAAGGATAACCAGATTGACGTGGACCTGTCTCTGGAGGGGCCGGCCTGGAAGATCTCCAGGAAGCAAG GTGTCATCAAGCTGAAAAATAACggtgacttcttcattgccaatgaGGGCCGGCGGCCCATCTACATCGATGGACGGCCTGTGCTGTGTGGCTCCAAATGGCGCCTCAGCAACAACTCCGTGGTGGAG ATTGCCAGCCTGAGATTCGTCTTCCTCATCAACCAGGACCTCATTGCCCTTATTCGGGCCGAGGCTGCCAAGATCACACCACAGTGA
- the MCRS1 gene encoding microspherule protein 1 isoform X2, with protein sequence MSRKQGKDSQGLLDSSLMASGTASRSEDEESLAGQKRASSQALGTIPKRRSSSRFIKRKKFDDELVESSLAKSSTRAKGASGVEPGRCSGSEPSSSEKKKVSKAPSTPVPPSPAPAPGLTKRVKKSKQPLQVTKDLGRWKPADDLLLINAVLQTNDLTSVHLGVKFSCRFTLREVQERWYALLYDPVISKLACQAMRQLHPEAIAAIQSKALFSKAEEQLLSKVGSTSQPTLETFQDLLHRHPDAFYLARTAKALQAHWQLMKQYYLLEDQTVQPLPKGDQVLNFSDAEDLIDDSKLKDMRDEVLEHELTVADRRQKREIRQLEQELHKWQVLVDSITGMSSPDFDSQTLAVLRGRMVRYLMRSREITLGRATKDNQIDVDLSLEGPAWKISRKQGVIKLKNNGDFFIANEGRRPIYIDGRPVLCGSKWRLSNNSVVEIASLRFVFLINQDLIALIRAEAAKITPQ encoded by the exons ATGTCAAGAAAGCAGGGGAAGG ATTCTCAGGGGCTGCTAGATTCATCTCTGATGGCATCAGGCACTGCCAGCCGCTCAGAGGATGAGGAGTCGCTGGCAGGGCAGAAGCGGGCTTCCTCTCAGGCCTTGGGCACCATCCCAAAACGGAGGAGCTCCTCCAG GTTCATCAAGAGGAAGAAGTTTGATGATGAGCTGGTGGAGAGCAGCTTGGCCAAGTCCTCTACCCGGGCAAAGGGGGCCAGTGGTGTGGAACCGGGCCGCTGTTCAGGGAGTGAACCTTCCTCCAGCGAGAAGAAGAAG GTGTCCAAGGCCCCTAGCACTCCTGTgccgcccagcccagccccagcccctgggctcACCAAGCGTGTGAAGAAGAGCAAACAGCCACTTCAGGTGACCAAGGATTTGGGCCGCTGGAAGCCTGCGGACGATCTCCTGCTCATCAACGCTGTGCTACAG ACCAATGACCTGACATCGGTCCACCTGGGCGTGAAGTTCAGCTGCCGCTTCACCCTTCGGGAGGTCCAGGAGCGCTGGTACGCCCTGCTCTACGATCCTGTCATCTCCAA GCTGGCCTGCCAAGCCATGAGACAGCTGCACCCAGAAGCCATTGCTGCCATCCAGAGCAAGGCCTTGTTTAGCAAGGCTGAGGAACAGCTGCTGAGCAAAGTGGGATCG ACCAGTCAGCCCACCTTGGAGACGTTCCAGGACCTGCTGCACAGACACCCTGATGCCTTCTACCTGGCCCGTACGGCCAAGGCTCTGCAGGCCCACTGGCAGCTCATGAAGCAGTATTACCTGCTGGAGGACCAGACAG TGCAGCCGCTGCCCAAGGGGGACCAAGTGCTCAACTTTTCCGATGCAGAGGACCTGATTGATGACAGTAAGCTCAA GGACATGCGAGATGAGGTCCTAGAACATG AACTAACCGTGGCTGACCGGCGCCAGAAGCGAGAGATCCGCCAGCTGGAGCAGGAGCTGCATAAGTGGCAGGTGCTGGTTGACAGCATCACAG GCATGAGCTCTCCGGACTTCGACAGCCAGACACTGGCGGTGCTGCGGGGCCGGATGGTGCGGTACCTGATGCGTTCTCGGGAG ATCACCCTGGGCAGAGCCACCAAGGATAACCAGATTGACGTGGACCTGTCTCTGGAGGGGCCGGCCTGGAAGATCTCCAGGAAGCAAG GTGTCATCAAGCTGAAAAATAACggtgacttcttcattgccaatgaGGGCCGGCGGCCCATCTACATCGATGGACGGCCTGTGCTGTGTGGCTCCAAATGGCGCCTCAGCAACAACTCCGTGGTGGAG ATTGCCAGCCTGAGATTCGTCTTCCTCATCAACCAGGACCTCATTGCCCTTATTCGGGCCGAGGCTGCCAAGATCACACCACAGTGA
- the MCRS1 gene encoding microspherule protein 1 isoform X5 — MRQLHPEAIAAIQSKALFSKAEEQLLSKVGSTSQPTLETFQDLLHRHPDAFYLARTAKALQAHWQLMKQYYLLEDQTVQPLPKGDQVLNFSDAEDLIDDSKLKDMRDEVLEHELTVADRRQKREIRQLEQELHKWQVLVDSITGMSSPDFDSQTLAVLRGRMVRYLMRSREITLGRATKDNQIDVDLSLEGPAWKISRKQGVIKLKNNGDFFIANEGRRPIYIDGRPVLCGSKWRLSNNSVVEIASLRFVFLINQDLIALIRAEAAKITPQ, encoded by the exons ATGAGACAGCTGCACCCAGAAGCCATTGCTGCCATCCAGAGCAAGGCCTTGTTTAGCAAGGCTGAGGAACAGCTGCTGAGCAAAGTGGGATCG ACCAGTCAGCCCACCTTGGAGACGTTCCAGGACCTGCTGCACAGACACCCTGATGCCTTCTACCTGGCCCGTACGGCCAAGGCTCTGCAGGCCCACTGGCAGCTCATGAAGCAGTATTACCTGCTGGAGGACCAGACAG TGCAGCCGCTGCCCAAGGGGGACCAAGTGCTCAACTTTTCCGATGCAGAGGACCTGATTGATGACAGTAAGCTCAA GGACATGCGAGATGAGGTCCTAGAACATG AACTAACCGTGGCTGACCGGCGCCAGAAGCGAGAGATCCGCCAGCTGGAGCAGGAGCTGCATAAGTGGCAGGTGCTGGTTGACAGCATCACAG GCATGAGCTCTCCGGACTTCGACAGCCAGACACTGGCGGTGCTGCGGGGCCGGATGGTGCGGTACCTGATGCGTTCTCGGGAG ATCACCCTGGGCAGAGCCACCAAGGATAACCAGATTGACGTGGACCTGTCTCTGGAGGGGCCGGCCTGGAAGATCTCCAGGAAGCAAG GTGTCATCAAGCTGAAAAATAACggtgacttcttcattgccaatgaGGGCCGGCGGCCCATCTACATCGATGGACGGCCTGTGCTGTGTGGCTCCAAATGGCGCCTCAGCAACAACTCCGTGGTGGAG ATTGCCAGCCTGAGATTCGTCTTCCTCATCAACCAGGACCTCATTGCCCTTATTCGGGCCGAGGCTGCCAAGATCACACCACAGTGA